One region of Hymenobacter sediminicola genomic DNA includes:
- a CDS encoding IscS subfamily cysteine desulfurase, producing the protein MLKLPIYLDNNATTPLDPRVLEAMMPYLTEVFGNAASRNHPFGWAAEEAVDYAREQIAGLINCDPKEIIFTSGATESDNLGIKGVFEMYAQKGNHIITTTTEHKAVLDTCKHIEKLGGRVTYLPVDAEGLISLEALEAAMTPETILVTIMYGNNETGTIQPIREIAAIAHKHGALFMTDGTQAVGKIPVDVIADGIDLMAFTAHKMYGPKGVGALYVRRKNPRVKVTAQMDGGGHERGMRSGTLNVPGIVGLGKACELARLEMAADTARLSAMRDRLEKELLTLEESYVNGSVEHRLPHVANISFKYVEGEGLMMGVKDLAVSSGSACTSASLEPSYVLKALGLSDDLAHSSLRFGLSRFTTDEQIDYAINHVKEAVTKLREMSPLWEMFKEGIDLNSIEWAEH; encoded by the coding sequence ATGCTCAAACTACCTATTTACCTCGACAACAACGCTACTACGCCCCTCGACCCGCGTGTACTGGAGGCGATGATGCCGTATCTGACCGAGGTGTTCGGCAATGCGGCCTCACGCAACCATCCTTTCGGCTGGGCTGCCGAGGAAGCCGTTGACTACGCCCGTGAGCAGATTGCCGGTCTGATCAACTGCGACCCCAAAGAAATCATCTTTACCTCTGGTGCCACTGAGTCTGACAACCTGGGCATCAAGGGCGTGTTTGAGATGTACGCGCAAAAAGGCAACCACATCATCACAACTACCACGGAGCACAAGGCCGTACTCGATACCTGCAAGCACATCGAGAAACTCGGTGGCCGGGTTACTTACCTGCCCGTCGATGCGGAAGGCCTGATTAGCCTGGAAGCGCTGGAAGCCGCCATGACGCCGGAAACCATTCTGGTAACCATCATGTACGGCAACAACGAAACCGGCACCATTCAGCCCATCCGCGAAATTGCCGCCATTGCCCACAAGCACGGCGCGCTGTTCATGACGGACGGCACGCAGGCAGTAGGTAAAATCCCGGTAGACGTCATTGCCGACGGCATCGACCTGATGGCTTTCACGGCGCACAAAATGTATGGCCCCAAAGGCGTAGGTGCGCTGTATGTGCGTCGCAAAAACCCACGTGTGAAAGTAACCGCCCAGATGGACGGTGGTGGCCACGAGCGGGGCATGCGTTCCGGCACCCTCAACGTGCCTGGCATTGTTGGCCTAGGCAAAGCCTGTGAGCTGGCTCGCTTGGAAATGGCGGCCGATACGGCCCGCCTGAGCGCCATGCGCGACCGGCTGGAGAAAGAGCTGCTGACGCTGGAAGAAAGCTACGTGAATGGCTCGGTAGAACACCGCCTGCCCCATGTGGCCAACATCAGCTTTAAGTATGTAGAAGGCGAAGGCCTGATGATGGGCGTGAAAGACCTGGCCGTATCATCCGGCTCTGCTTGTACTTCAGCCTCTCTGGAGCCTTCGTACGTACTCAAAGCCTTGGGCCTCAGCGACGACCTCGCCCACAGCTCCCTGCGCTTCGGCCTGAGCCGCTTCACCACCGACGAGCAGATCGACTACGCCATCAACCACGTAAAAGAAGCCGTTACGAAGCTGCGCGAAATGTCGCCGCTGTGGGAGATGTTCAAGGAGGGCATCGACCTCAACTCCATTGAGTGGGCTGAACATTAA
- the mce gene encoding methylmalonyl-CoA epimerase translates to MLTNLEHLGLAVKDLTAATALYTKLLGQEPYKHEHVASEAVDTVFFQVGGSKIELLAGTSPDSAITRYLEKKPEGIHHVAFEVDDIRAEMARLRAEGFQLLNEEPKRGADNKLVCFVHPKSAGGVLVELCQSIEA, encoded by the coding sequence ATGCTCACCAATCTCGAACACCTGGGCCTCGCCGTTAAGGACCTGACGGCGGCTACTGCTTTATACACAAAGCTGCTGGGGCAGGAGCCCTACAAACACGAACATGTGGCCTCAGAGGCTGTGGACACGGTGTTTTTCCAGGTGGGGGGCTCCAAGATTGAGCTGCTGGCCGGCACCTCGCCCGACAGCGCCATCACGCGGTATCTGGAGAAGAAGCCGGAAGGAATTCACCACGTAGCGTTTGAGGTAGACGACATCCGGGCCGAAATGGCGCGGCTGCGGGCCGAGGGCTTTCAGCTGCTGAACGAGGAGCCCAAGCGCGGAGCCGATAACAAGTTGGTGTGTTTCGTGCATCCAAAATCGGCTGGTGGCGTGCTGGTAGAGCTGTGCCAGTCTATTGAGGCGTAA
- a CDS encoding L-threonylcarbamoyladenylate synthase — protein MSTKFFREEVDAAVDALLMQQVILYPTDTVWGLGCDAEAPPAVEKVYKLKNRPAEKACIVLVADEAMFARYAAVVPPNLAELLAAQTRPTTYVVPGSRLLAPNLLAPDGTIGLRVVLTDEFCSKVVRRLGHGLVSTSANLSGDPTPGIYAEIDPQLVRKVEYVAHWRQNDATPATPSRVVRVLPNGGLEVLRD, from the coding sequence ATGAGTACCAAGTTTTTCCGTGAGGAGGTAGATGCCGCGGTGGATGCGCTGCTGATGCAGCAGGTGATTCTGTACCCGACCGACACCGTCTGGGGCCTGGGTTGCGACGCGGAAGCGCCGCCGGCCGTGGAGAAGGTGTACAAGCTCAAAAACCGCCCGGCCGAAAAAGCCTGCATCGTGCTGGTGGCCGACGAGGCAATGTTTGCCCGGTATGCCGCCGTAGTACCGCCGAACCTGGCAGAATTGCTGGCCGCCCAGACCCGCCCCACCACCTACGTGGTGCCCGGCAGCCGGCTGCTGGCTCCCAACCTGCTGGCTCCCGATGGCACCATCGGACTACGTGTGGTGCTCACCGACGAGTTCTGCAGTAAAGTGGTGCGCCGGCTGGGGCACGGGCTGGTTTCTACATCGGCCAACCTGAGCGGCGACCCTACGCCGGGCATCTACGCCGAAATAGACCCGCAGCTGGTGCGCAAAGTCGAGTATGTGGCCCACTGGCGCCAGAATGATGCCACGCCGGCTACGCCTTCCCGCGTGGTACGGGTGCTGCCCAACGGCGGGCTGGAGGTGCTGCGCGACTGA